In a genomic window of Occallatibacter riparius:
- a CDS encoding GMC family oxidoreductase: protein MKRVNAVIVGAGAAGGIVAKELATAGLSVVLCERGPWYTAHDCRKDDLRNQRVTALGNAFGPDDDGNPRVIVDSKGIPREVLPSDGSYNNNAACVGGGTLSYGAQAWRFMPQDFRMRSTYGAPAGSSLEDWPISYDDLEPFYDKAEHEIGVSGDVSTDPFHGPRKRDLPMPPLPPNKEMDILWPAAKRLGLHPFNVPMLRNSVPYNGRGPCMRCRWCCGYACEVDAKNGSQNTVIPMALATGNCELRTECMVREILTDSHGRAAGVSYIDSRGNSREQYADIVIVSSAAIESARLLLNSKSRLFPNGLGNRYDQVGRNLQGHHYTGATGYFDYEVYDDLGPGVSVAVCDYNHGTPGLSGGGMLANEFTRLPYQMTDRLPPGTPSWGLAHKQAMRQWHKRAIIIMGPTQQIPSPSARVTLDPKVRDKYGMPVARLEGNVHPHTFEIGDRQSERAVAWLKEGGAIHVSPMNWHPDTVSAGQHQAGTCRMGTDPHASVVNKNCQLHDVDNVFVIDGSVHVTNGGFNPVLTIMAVAYYASDALVRNWKGTRFRS from the coding sequence ATGAAGCGCGTCAACGCAGTCATCGTCGGAGCAGGCGCAGCCGGTGGAATTGTCGCCAAGGAACTCGCCACCGCTGGGCTCAGTGTCGTCCTCTGCGAGCGCGGCCCCTGGTACACAGCCCACGACTGCCGCAAAGACGATCTCCGCAACCAGCGCGTCACAGCGCTCGGCAACGCCTTCGGCCCTGACGACGATGGCAACCCGCGCGTAATCGTTGACTCGAAGGGCATCCCCCGCGAAGTCCTCCCCTCCGACGGCAGCTACAACAACAACGCCGCCTGCGTTGGCGGCGGAACCCTCAGCTACGGCGCGCAGGCTTGGCGCTTCATGCCCCAGGACTTCCGCATGCGTTCCACCTATGGCGCGCCCGCTGGCAGCTCGCTTGAAGACTGGCCCATCTCCTACGACGACCTGGAGCCCTTCTACGACAAGGCTGAGCACGAAATTGGCGTCTCCGGCGACGTCTCCACCGACCCCTTTCACGGCCCCCGCAAACGCGACCTCCCCATGCCGCCGCTGCCGCCCAACAAGGAAATGGACATCCTCTGGCCCGCCGCCAAGCGTCTCGGCCTCCATCCATTCAACGTCCCCATGCTGCGCAACTCCGTGCCCTACAACGGCCGCGGCCCCTGCATGCGCTGCCGCTGGTGCTGCGGATACGCCTGCGAAGTCGACGCCAAGAACGGCTCCCAGAACACCGTCATCCCCATGGCCCTCGCCACCGGCAACTGCGAGCTCCGCACCGAATGCATGGTCCGTGAAATCCTCACCGACTCGCATGGCCGCGCCGCCGGCGTCTCCTACATTGATTCCCGCGGCAACTCGCGCGAGCAATACGCCGACATCGTTATCGTCTCCTCCGCCGCCATCGAATCCGCCCGCCTGCTGCTCAATTCCAAATCGCGCCTCTTCCCTAACGGACTCGGCAACCGCTACGACCAGGTCGGCCGCAATCTACAGGGGCACCACTACACCGGCGCCACAGGCTACTTTGACTACGAGGTCTACGACGACCTGGGGCCCGGCGTCTCGGTCGCCGTTTGCGACTACAACCACGGCACTCCCGGCCTCAGCGGCGGCGGCATGCTTGCCAACGAGTTCACCCGCCTCCCCTATCAGATGACCGACCGCCTGCCGCCCGGTACCCCCTCCTGGGGACTTGCGCATAAGCAGGCCATGCGCCAGTGGCACAAGCGCGCCATCATCATCATGGGCCCCACCCAGCAGATACCCTCCCCCTCCGCCCGCGTTACCCTCGACCCCAAGGTCCGCGACAAGTACGGTATGCCCGTAGCGCGTCTCGAAGGCAACGTCCACCCCCACACCTTCGAGATCGGCGACCGCCAGTCGGAGCGGGCCGTGGCTTGGCTCAAGGAAGGCGGCGCCATCCACGTCAGCCCCATGAACTGGCACCCCGATACCGTCAGCGCCGGCCAGCACCAGGCCGGGACCTGCCGCATGGGAACCGACCCCCACGCCTCGGTGGTGAACAAGAACTGCCAGCTTCACGACGTCGACAACGTCTTCGTCATCGACGGCTCCGTGCACGTCACCAACGGCGGATTCAACCCTGTGCTCACCATCATGGCCGTCGCCTACTACGCCTCTGACGCCCTGGTGCGGAACTGGAAAGGAACCCGGTTCCGCTCATGA
- the ampH gene encoding D-alanyl-D-alanine-carboxypeptidase/endopeptidase AmpH, with translation MRALMALLLMFGILPIYAQRAAPAISLHDLKEAQALGDHLYRNTGSTGLVLVVVRGDEVYFHGYGETAVGSHLVPQSDSVVRLCSLTKTFTADLLAKLAADHTVRLDDHLQRFAPRDAVVPEREKPITLQELAMHTAGLTREIGTAPHGTPHFTYPSYATRWEWLSKQRLLSTPGTVALYSNTGYDLLADALADAAHHPYAALLASRTLTPLNMEQTTLFPDATQCAHLLLGANDQGPCTSTENTMGSSGLYSTPNDMARWLKYLLGAGGAGAPAQADDAHGIYLLASKLVRVSGLDHAGAPTGIGLAWMHLGGNDDPFHIIEKTGGGAGFLTYIAIHPASHTALFLASTDGLPGAGTRGFNLFKGANNALLALAGLPPLQEEIEQRPAGAHMVRTAHHGSKQHAAGVKRKHAASHAPAASK, from the coding sequence ATGCGCGCATTGATGGCCCTGTTGCTGATGTTCGGAATCCTGCCTATTTATGCGCAGCGGGCAGCACCGGCTATTTCGCTCCACGACTTGAAAGAAGCCCAAGCGCTGGGCGATCACCTCTATAGGAATACGGGTTCGACGGGACTTGTGCTGGTGGTGGTGCGCGGAGACGAGGTGTACTTTCACGGTTATGGTGAGACCGCGGTAGGATCGCACCTGGTTCCGCAGAGCGACTCGGTGGTGCGGCTTTGCTCGCTGACCAAGACGTTCACCGCGGATCTGCTTGCGAAGCTGGCGGCGGATCATACGGTGCGTCTGGATGATCATCTACAGCGTTTTGCTCCGCGCGATGCGGTGGTGCCGGAGCGCGAAAAGCCGATCACGCTGCAGGAACTGGCGATGCATACGGCGGGACTGACGCGTGAGATTGGAACTGCGCCGCATGGCACGCCGCATTTTACGTATCCGAGCTATGCCACGCGATGGGAATGGCTAAGCAAGCAGCGGCTGCTTTCTACGCCGGGGACGGTGGCGCTCTATTCGAATACGGGATATGACCTGCTGGCCGATGCGCTGGCCGATGCAGCGCACCATCCGTATGCCGCGCTACTGGCATCGCGCACACTGACGCCGCTGAACATGGAGCAGACCACGTTGTTTCCAGACGCGACCCAGTGTGCCCACTTGCTGCTGGGCGCCAACGATCAGGGCCCCTGCACCAGCACCGAGAACACCATGGGGAGCAGCGGGCTCTACTCCACGCCTAACGATATGGCGAGGTGGCTCAAGTATCTGCTGGGCGCCGGGGGAGCGGGTGCTCCGGCGCAAGCGGATGATGCGCATGGGATCTATCTGCTGGCGTCCAAGCTGGTGCGGGTGAGCGGCCTGGATCATGCGGGCGCGCCGACAGGAATTGGGCTGGCATGGATGCACCTGGGCGGGAACGACGATCCATTCCACATTATTGAGAAGACCGGAGGCGGAGCAGGATTTCTGACGTATATCGCAATTCATCCGGCAAGCCATACGGCTTTGTTTCTTGCCTCAACGGATGGGCTGCCGGGAGCCGGAACGCGCGGCTTCAATTTGTTCAAAGGCGCGAACAATGCGCTGCTGGCGCTGGCAGGTTTGCCGCCGTTGCAGGAAGAGATTGAGCAGAGGCCTGCAGGGGCGCACATGGTGCGCACCGCACATCATGGTAGCAAGCAGCATGCTGCCGGAGTGAAGCGGAAGCATGCGGCCAGCCACGCACCGGCTGCCTCCAAGTGA
- a CDS encoding LolA-like protein, translated as MARVAANQDRAEAERAHYVYVQHSTMSSRKGKTIQCEEITDYRITPSDNGVHDELVKLDGRLRVNGNYVTYHTLAPDSDSSKVENEKDSVSVTIGGDSADRDMVEHMRANLMHDKSKDGLNTKLFPLTSKEQADYAFQLTGQERMNGRDVYHITFRPKDKDDFGWKGEAYVDTEAFEPVMVTTGMARKIPFAVRTFLGTNLPGLGFTVIYAPQPDGVWFPASFSTEFKIHVLYFFRRDILMNAQNREFEKTHSTSRMLDDVTPVDPAKP; from the coding sequence ATGGCTCGCGTCGCGGCCAACCAGGACCGCGCCGAGGCCGAACGCGCCCACTATGTCTACGTGCAGCACTCCACCATGTCCTCGCGCAAAGGCAAGACAATCCAATGTGAAGAAATCACCGACTACCGCATCACGCCTTCTGACAATGGCGTGCACGACGAACTCGTCAAACTCGACGGCCGCCTGCGCGTGAACGGCAACTACGTCACCTACCACACCCTCGCCCCTGACAGCGATAGCTCGAAGGTCGAGAACGAGAAGGACTCCGTATCTGTAACCATCGGCGGCGACAGCGCTGATCGCGACATGGTCGAGCACATGCGCGCCAACCTCATGCACGACAAGTCAAAGGACGGCCTGAATACCAAGCTCTTCCCCTTGACCTCGAAGGAGCAGGCCGATTACGCCTTCCAACTGACTGGACAGGAACGCATGAACGGCCGCGACGTCTACCACATCACATTTCGCCCCAAGGATAAGGACGACTTTGGATGGAAAGGTGAGGCGTACGTCGATACTGAGGCATTTGAGCCGGTAATGGTGACCACTGGCATGGCGCGTAAGATTCCCTTTGCCGTGCGCACATTCCTTGGAACCAACCTACCCGGCCTGGGATTCACCGTGATTTACGCGCCTCAACCCGATGGCGTCTGGTTCCCGGCATCGTTCTCTACGGAGTTCAAGATCCACGTGCTCTACTTCTTCCGCCGCGATATCTTGATGAACGCGCAGAACCGCGAATTTGAGAAGACCCATTCAACCTCGCGCATGCTCGACGATGTCACGCCCGTTGACCCCGCCAAGCCGTAG
- the eno gene encoding phosphopyruvate hydratase, whose translation MRTGLDLLTTIQSAAGEDVAVDRRPKLNDRLLHRIARTDMTEIVAIRAREVLDSRGNPTVEADVILESGALGRAIVPSGASTGEHEAVELRDGDKTHYLGKGVLHAVENVETVIAPELEGMDAANQRLIDATMIALDGTPNKGKLGANAILAVSMANARAVAQTLEIPLYRYLGGVNASILPTPMLNVLNGGAHADSNVDFQEFMIMPVGAERFSDALRWSAETFHTLKSVLKKKGYNTAVGDEGGFAPSLKSNDEAVELILEAIEQAGYKAGEQICIALDPASSEFYDKEKQKYVFKKSDKRELTSEQMVDYWAGWVKQYPIVSIEDGLAEDDWAGWKLITDKLGSRIQLVGDDLFVTNVKRLQKGIEEGVANSILIKVNQIGTLTETLEAIDLGRRYGYTAVMSHRSGESEDTFIADLAVATGVGQIKTGSVSRTDRIAKYNQLLRIEEELGSGAAFLGLESLNYND comes from the coding sequence ATGCGAACCGGGCTTGATCTTCTGACCACAATCCAAAGCGCGGCCGGAGAAGATGTTGCCGTCGATCGCCGTCCCAAGTTGAATGACCGGCTGCTGCACCGCATTGCGAGGACAGATATGACTGAAATTGTTGCCATTCGCGCGCGCGAGGTTTTAGATTCGCGCGGAAATCCGACCGTTGAAGCCGATGTGATTCTGGAAAGCGGCGCGCTGGGACGCGCCATTGTGCCTTCGGGCGCCTCCACCGGCGAGCATGAGGCCGTTGAACTGCGCGACGGCGACAAGACGCACTACCTGGGCAAGGGTGTGCTGCACGCTGTTGAAAACGTTGAGACTGTGATTGCGCCGGAACTCGAAGGCATGGATGCGGCCAACCAGCGGCTGATTGACGCGACGATGATTGCGCTGGACGGCACGCCGAACAAGGGCAAGCTGGGCGCGAATGCGATTCTGGCGGTTTCGATGGCCAATGCGCGCGCGGTGGCGCAGACGCTGGAGATTCCGCTGTACCGCTATCTGGGCGGCGTGAACGCGAGCATTCTGCCGACGCCGATGCTGAACGTCCTGAACGGCGGCGCGCATGCTGACTCCAACGTGGACTTTCAGGAATTCATGATCATGCCGGTGGGCGCGGAACGCTTCTCGGACGCGCTGCGCTGGTCGGCGGAGACGTTCCACACGCTGAAGAGCGTGCTCAAGAAGAAGGGCTACAACACGGCGGTGGGCGATGAGGGCGGATTTGCTCCTTCGCTGAAGTCGAACGACGAGGCTGTGGAGCTGATCCTGGAAGCCATCGAGCAGGCCGGCTATAAGGCGGGCGAGCAGATCTGCATTGCGCTGGATCCGGCATCGAGCGAGTTCTACGACAAGGAAAAGCAGAAGTATGTCTTCAAGAAGAGCGACAAGCGCGAGCTGACGAGCGAACAGATGGTCGACTACTGGGCTGGCTGGGTGAAGCAGTACCCAATCGTGTCGATTGAAGACGGTCTGGCCGAGGATGACTGGGCGGGCTGGAAGCTGATTACCGACAAGCTGGGCAGCCGCATTCAGCTCGTGGGCGACGACCTGTTCGTGACGAACGTGAAGCGTCTGCAGAAGGGCATTGAAGAAGGCGTGGCCAACTCGATCCTGATCAAGGTAAACCAGATCGGCACGCTGACCGAGACGCTGGAAGCGATCGACCTGGGCCGCCGGTACGGCTACACCGCCGTGATGAGCCACCGTTCGGGCGAGAGCGAAGACACGTTTATCGCCGACCTCGCTGTGGCGACGGGTGTGGGCCAGATCAAGACCGGTTCAGTCAGCCGCACGGACCGTATTGCGAAGTACAACCAACTTCTCCGGATTGAGGAAGAGCTGGGCTCGGGCGCGGCATTCCTGGGGCTGGAGAGCCTGAACTACAACGACTAA
- a CDS encoding cytochrome c3 family protein: protein MRFRLISSAIAAFFVVGIAVLVTWGSTLYYAAGHGSNCANCHEMAASVSAMHASPHGNAQCADCHDVSLGDKLRHVRVHLFGSRPDGVRLHEADVRSMMTKCQSCHQHEYASWHAGPHSATYSAIFTDAKHNTSRRLMDDCFRCHGMYFNGGVRDIVQPQNTSGPWHLTHPELASEPTIPCQSCHWIHREEAPQSKPAARISTAGPAVRDSLAFYDRREELHFRAAALSIPELYDGPNKLKISADPRQAVCYQCHAPRPSEPNSIAAAANWKLQAGSGDDRTPMGVHEGLSCVACHNGHNENARASCANCHPALSNCGREVEKMDTTFADPKSTHNIHWVKCADCHQHGIPKSRKSALSQGE, encoded by the coding sequence ATGAGATTCAGGCTTATCAGCAGCGCCATCGCGGCCTTCTTTGTTGTCGGCATCGCCGTCCTCGTCACCTGGGGCAGCACTCTTTACTACGCCGCCGGTCACGGATCCAACTGCGCCAACTGCCACGAGATGGCCGCCTCTGTCAGCGCCATGCACGCCTCCCCGCATGGCAACGCCCAATGCGCCGACTGCCACGATGTCTCCCTCGGTGACAAACTCCGCCACGTCCGCGTGCACCTCTTTGGCAGCCGTCCCGATGGCGTTCGTCTCCACGAAGCCGACGTCCGCAGCATGATGACCAAGTGCCAGTCGTGCCACCAACACGAGTATGCAAGCTGGCACGCGGGCCCGCACTCCGCCACATATTCCGCCATCTTCACAGACGCCAAGCACAACACCAGCCGCCGCCTCATGGACGATTGCTTCCGCTGCCACGGCATGTACTTCAACGGAGGCGTCCGCGACATCGTCCAGCCTCAAAACACCAGCGGCCCGTGGCACCTCACCCACCCCGAACTGGCCAGCGAACCCACCATCCCCTGCCAGTCCTGCCACTGGATCCACCGCGAAGAAGCTCCGCAGTCCAAACCAGCCGCCCGCATCTCCACAGCCGGCCCCGCCGTCCGCGACTCGCTCGCCTTCTACGACCGCCGCGAAGAACTGCACTTCCGCGCCGCAGCCCTCTCTATTCCCGAGCTCTACGACGGCCCCAACAAATTGAAGATCAGCGCCGACCCGCGCCAGGCCGTCTGTTACCAGTGCCACGCCCCGCGCCCATCCGAGCCCAACTCCATCGCCGCCGCAGCGAACTGGAAACTCCAGGCTGGCTCCGGCGATGACCGTACCCCCATGGGCGTCCATGAAGGCCTCAGTTGCGTCGCCTGCCACAACGGCCACAACGAGAACGCCCGCGCCTCCTGCGCCAACTGCCATCCTGCGCTGTCCAACTGCGGCCGTGAAGTCGAGAAGATGGACACGACCTTCGCCGACCCCAAGAGCACCCATAACATCCACTGGGTAAAATGCGCCGACTGCCACCAGCACGGCATTCCCAAATCCCGCAAATCCGCCCTCTCCCAAGGCGAATAG
- a CDS encoding TrbI/VirB10 family protein — MHRPILTCAFLVLTSAAYAQQQQSPSDPYEGQSKPPSDDVIVATQPDQPTPPKAKPQAGKPLAPPQAQPAEVVPPPATVAPSAAPQPSPVAQSADSPDPDANGTDDGIVGVARPEPATQAQAPAQSYSAPSDSQPALMTRGAAADPDGDIVRPTGPGELAYGTTIRVRLLTPLSSDKTQQGDMFRTQVATDVLQDGQVLIPAGSEISGRVTQVSAGTKRSHGSILLRPETVTLPDGNRYKLQAQVTGTPGSKTRVNHEGFIDPPSRLKKDAMLYGAAVGTGAGVGAVLGGGVGALTGSAIGAGVITFHILSSHSETNLEPGTVLLLTLSNRLNLQAAAPVANPTGN; from the coding sequence ATGCATCGGCCGATTCTGACCTGCGCCTTCCTCGTCTTAACCAGCGCCGCTTACGCGCAACAGCAGCAGAGCCCCTCTGATCCCTACGAGGGCCAGTCGAAGCCGCCCTCCGACGACGTGATCGTCGCTACGCAGCCCGACCAACCTACGCCCCCGAAGGCCAAGCCTCAGGCTGGTAAGCCACTCGCCCCGCCGCAGGCTCAGCCTGCCGAGGTTGTGCCGCCTCCCGCGACGGTCGCACCCAGCGCTGCGCCGCAGCCCTCTCCCGTTGCCCAGTCGGCCGATTCTCCTGATCCTGACGCGAACGGCACCGACGACGGCATCGTGGGCGTCGCCAGGCCGGAGCCTGCCACTCAGGCTCAAGCCCCAGCGCAGTCCTACTCCGCTCCGTCCGACTCACAGCCGGCGCTCATGACCCGCGGCGCCGCGGCTGATCCCGACGGCGACATCGTCCGGCCAACCGGACCAGGCGAGCTTGCCTACGGAACTACCATCCGCGTACGCCTTCTCACGCCGCTCTCGAGCGATAAGACCCAGCAGGGCGACATGTTCCGCACCCAGGTTGCCACAGATGTTCTCCAGGACGGCCAGGTGCTCATCCCCGCGGGCTCAGAGATCAGCGGACGGGTAACCCAGGTAAGCGCAGGCACAAAGCGCAGCCACGGCAGCATCCTTCTCCGGCCTGAAACCGTCACCCTGCCAGACGGCAACCGTTACAAGCTGCAGGCGCAAGTCACCGGCACTCCCGGTTCCAAGACCCGCGTCAATCACGAAGGATTCATCGACCCGCCCTCGCGCCTGAAGAAGGATGCAATGCTCTACGGCGCCGCGGTGGGCACGGGAGCGGGCGTCGGGGCGGTGCTCGGCGGCGGAGTGGGTGCTCTGACGGGCAGCGCCATTGGCGCCGGAGTCATCACATTCCACATACTCAGCAGCCACTCTGAAACCAACCTTGAACCCGGAACCGTCCTTCTCCTCACCCTCAGCAACCGGCTCAATTTGCAGGCGGCTGCCCCCGTGGCCAACCCAACTGGAAATTGA
- the gpmI gene encoding 2,3-bisphosphoglycerate-independent phosphoglycerate mutase has protein sequence MSKRPLVLTILDGWGYRAETTNNAIALARKPAYDKLLREFPNTLIRASEHFVGLPDGQMGNSEVGHLNIGAGRIVQMDITRIDEAIRTGELQKNPAIVNAMQRAREGGRQLHLFGLLSDGGVHSHQEHLYALLRIAREYKLERVFVHAFMDGRDTLPTSGAEYVAKLEQKMREYGVGKIASVSGRYYAMDRDKRWERERKAFDAMVNGKAEGGAYAEPVARIKESYNNGVTDEFLIPFVVTDHAGKPVAQIRDEDVCINFNFRADRARQITRVLARESGLNKNGGRDLDAWEALDEIIPRSEIPKGLHYVCMTQYDKLYELSLVILPESMDNILANILSAHQLRNLRVAETEKFAHVTYFFNGGIEVPFPGEDRQLVPSLKVATYDLAPEMKAEAIGDTVVKAVNDTAFDLIVVNFANADMVGHSGKLEPTIKAIEAVDAQLARIYKAVKERNGSWLITADHGNAELMVDPVTGGPHTAHTTNPVPMIYISEEANNYRLRTDGSLRDISPTLLNLLKLGLPKEMTGGDLRVPVKN, from the coding sequence GTGTCGAAACGTCCTCTAGTCTTGACCATCCTTGACGGATGGGGTTATCGCGCTGAAACCACCAACAACGCTATTGCGCTGGCTCGCAAGCCTGCTTATGACAAGCTTCTGCGTGAGTTTCCCAACACACTGATCCGGGCGTCTGAACATTTTGTGGGTCTGCCGGACGGGCAGATGGGCAACAGCGAAGTGGGTCACCTGAACATCGGCGCGGGCCGCATTGTGCAGATGGATATCACGCGCATCGACGAGGCTATCCGCACGGGTGAACTCCAAAAGAATCCTGCGATCGTGAACGCCATGCAGCGCGCCCGCGAAGGCGGACGGCAGCTGCATCTGTTTGGATTGCTGTCGGACGGCGGCGTGCACTCGCACCAGGAGCACCTGTATGCGCTGCTGCGGATTGCGCGCGAGTACAAGCTGGAACGCGTGTTTGTGCATGCCTTCATGGATGGGCGCGACACGCTGCCCACTTCGGGCGCGGAATACGTGGCAAAGCTCGAGCAGAAGATGCGCGAATACGGTGTGGGCAAGATCGCGTCAGTGAGCGGCCGCTACTACGCTATGGACCGCGACAAGCGATGGGAGCGTGAGCGCAAGGCTTTTGACGCGATGGTGAATGGCAAGGCCGAGGGCGGCGCGTATGCCGAACCCGTGGCGCGCATCAAGGAGAGCTACAACAACGGCGTCACAGATGAGTTTCTGATTCCGTTTGTGGTCACCGACCACGCCGGCAAGCCTGTCGCGCAGATCCGGGATGAGGACGTGTGCATCAATTTCAACTTCCGGGCCGACCGTGCGCGGCAGATTACACGCGTGCTGGCGCGCGAGAGCGGATTGAACAAGAACGGTGGGCGCGATCTGGACGCATGGGAAGCGCTGGACGAGATCATCCCGCGCAGCGAGATTCCCAAGGGCCTGCACTACGTTTGCATGACGCAGTATGACAAGCTCTATGAGCTGTCGCTGGTGATTCTGCCGGAGTCGATGGACAACATTCTGGCGAACATCCTGTCAGCGCACCAACTGCGCAACCTGCGCGTTGCGGAGACGGAGAAGTTTGCGCACGTGACCTACTTCTTCAACGGCGGCATTGAAGTTCCGTTCCCGGGCGAGGATCGGCAGCTTGTTCCCTCGCTGAAGGTGGCGACCTATGATCTGGCGCCGGAGATGAAAGCAGAGGCGATCGGCGATACGGTGGTGAAGGCCGTGAACGATACAGCGTTCGACCTGATTGTTGTGAACTTTGCCAACGCCGACATGGTGGGTCACTCTGGCAAGCTGGAGCCGACCATCAAGGCGATTGAAGCGGTGGACGCGCAGCTGGCGCGCATCTACAAGGCTGTGAAGGAGCGCAATGGAAGCTGGCTCATCACCGCTGACCACGGCAATGCTGAATTGATGGTGGATCCGGTTACGGGCGGCCCGCACACCGCGCATACGACGAATCCGGTGCCCATGATCTATATCAGCGAGGAGGCGAACAACTATCGCCTGCGCACGGATGGATCGCTGCGGGATATCAGCCCGACGCTGCTGAACCTGCTGAAGCTTGGATTGCCGAAGGAGATGACCGGCGGCGATCTGCGCGTGCCGGTAAAGAACTAG
- a CDS encoding gluconate 2-dehydrogenase subunit 3 family protein: MFNRREILIGAAAASTALLSGCHSPGSTWLVFTDDQARTLTALCDQIIPADDWSSASQAGVLTFIDRQLTGPYRRHRTTYRQGIEATEKLCHDRFGLDLTAAMPTQQLEIAKALEHQNSAFFALVRTHTMQGYYGSPRHGGNKDAVSYRMLGLDYPLLRGRAQYDFTAGPKS; the protein is encoded by the coding sequence GTGTTCAACCGGCGCGAAATCCTGATCGGCGCAGCCGCGGCGAGCACAGCTCTCCTCTCGGGTTGCCATTCCCCTGGATCAACCTGGCTCGTCTTCACCGACGACCAGGCCCGCACCCTCACCGCCCTGTGCGACCAGATCATCCCCGCCGACGACTGGTCCAGCGCCTCCCAGGCCGGCGTCCTCACCTTCATTGACCGCCAGCTCACCGGCCCCTATCGCCGCCACCGCACGACCTACCGGCAGGGAATCGAAGCCACCGAAAAGCTCTGCCACGACCGGTTCGGCCTCGACCTCACCGCCGCTATGCCCACCCAGCAACTAGAGATCGCTAAAGCCCTCGAGCACCAAAACTCAGCTTTCTTCGCCCTCGTCCGCACCCACACCATGCAGGGCTACTACGGCTCCCCCCGCCACGGCGGCAACAAAGACGCCGTCTCCTACCGCATGCTCGGCCTTGACTATCCCCTCCTCCGCGGTCGCGCCCAATACGACTTCACCGCCGGACCCAAATCATGA